From Staphylococcus sp. IVB6214:
CTTGCTCGTTCGATAATTGTTTGTTTATCTAATGGATACACGGTGCGTAAATCGACGACTTCAACACTGATTTGAGATGATTCTAACTCGTTTGCGGCTTCTATACAATAATGCACGGCAAGACCGTAAGTAAATACTGTGATATCAGTCCCAGTTCGTTTAACATCTGCCTTACCTAATGGCACGGTATAAAAGTCATTTGGTACGTCTGCTTTTAATAAACGATATGCTTTTTTATGTTCAAAAAATAGAACAGGATCGTTAGATGAAATTGCAGCTAACAATAGTCCCTTTGCATCGTATGGATTGGATGGTATTACCACTGTTAATCCAGGAGTTGAAGCGAATACACTTTCTATACTTTGTGAATGATACAGGGCACCGTGAATTCCTCCACCAAATGGCGCACGAATCGTGAGTGGTACTTGCCAATCATTATTCGAGCGGTAACGCATTTTGGCCGCTTCACTCATAATTTGATTAGTTGCAGGCAAGATATATTCAGCGAATTGAATTTCAGCAATTGGCCGCTTACCCATCATGGCCGCACCAATAGCCGATCCCACGATATTCGACTCTGCCAATGGTGTATCTAAAACACGATAAAGACCAAACTTGTCTTGTAGTCCAGCAGTTACACCAAAAACGCCACCTTTTTTGCCGACATCTTCACCCAAGATAAAAGTCTGTGGGTCTTGTTCTAAAGCGATTGATAAGGCATCTTTTATCGCTTCAAGATATGATATTTTAGGCATTGAAAGGACCTCCTTCTTCATAGACATGTGTATATGTTTCACTTACTTCAGGATAAGGTGCTTGTTCTGCATTTTTCGTTGCTTCGTTCACAATTGATTTATGCGACTGTTCGATTTCGTCAAACCATGAGGTATCAGCAATATGATGATCAAGAAGGTATTGTTTAAATGTTTTATTACAATCAGCTTCCTTATCCAACTGTTTTAT
This genomic window contains:
- a CDS encoding alpha-ketoacid dehydrogenase subunit beta; translation: MPKISYLEAIKDALSIALEQDPQTFILGEDVGKKGGVFGVTAGLQDKFGLYRVLDTPLAESNIVGSAIGAAMMGKRPIAEIQFAEYILPATNQIMSEAAKMRYRSNNDWQVPLTIRAPFGGGIHGALYHSQSIESVFASTPGLTVVIPSNPYDAKGLLLAAISSNDPVLFFEHKKAYRLLKADVPNDFYTVPLGKADVKRTGTDITVFTYGLAVHYCIEAANELESSQISVEVVDLRTVYPLDKQTIIERARQTGKCLLVTEDNLEGSVMSEVAAIIAENCLFDLDAPIMRLAGPDVPAMPFSPPLEDEFMINTEKIKNKMRELAEY